Proteins encoded by one window of Streptacidiphilus sp. PB12-B1b:
- a CDS encoding GNAT family N-acetyltransferase yields the protein MPATDSTPPNPRPGIGLTVTDAPMPTDVSLISDALDRFNVDTTAVDDRRPLAVLVRDSPTGQVVGGLTGRTSLGLFFLDLFFLPPELRRGGLGSEILRRAEDEARARGCRTAVLYTISFQAPGFYEKHGWRRLGEVPCDPAGTSRVFMTKDLTPPTAP from the coding sequence ATGCCTGCCACCGACAGCACGCCGCCGAACCCCCGGCCCGGCATCGGCCTCACGGTCACCGACGCCCCGATGCCCACCGACGTGTCGCTCATCTCCGATGCCCTGGACCGGTTCAACGTCGACACGACGGCCGTCGACGACCGCCGCCCGCTGGCCGTACTGGTGCGCGACTCCCCCACCGGCCAGGTGGTCGGCGGTCTGACCGGTCGCACCTCACTCGGGCTGTTCTTCCTCGATCTGTTCTTCCTGCCGCCCGAGCTGCGCCGTGGCGGCCTGGGCAGCGAGATCCTGCGCCGGGCCGAAGATGAAGCCCGCGCACGCGGCTGCCGTACGGCGGTGCTGTACACGATCAGCTTCCAGGCTCCCGGCTTCTACGAGAAGCACGGCTGGCGGCGCCTGGGCGAAGTCCCGTGCGACCCGGCGGGCACCAGCAGGGTCTTCATGACCAAGGACCTCACCCCGCCGACAGCCCCCTGA
- a CDS encoding GntR family transcriptional regulator — translation MTVEPLSGLNLPSVKERSSLREQVTHALRAALVAGELRPGIVYSAPLLAAEFGISATPVREAMLDLTKEGLVEVVRNRGFRVIGLTDQDLDDFTEIRAMIEVPATVRAARTASAAQLEPLRRIAREIVTAARSGDLIAYVEADRRFHLTLLAFAGNHHLVETVGDLRSRSRLYGLNHLVEAGTLVASAEEHEQLLDLMIAKDLVGVERAIVRHLDHVRSLWADPQA, via the coding sequence ATGACCGTCGAACCCCTGAGCGGCCTCAACCTGCCGTCCGTGAAGGAGCGGAGCAGCCTGCGCGAGCAGGTCACGCACGCCCTGCGGGCCGCCCTGGTGGCAGGTGAACTGCGCCCCGGGATCGTCTACTCCGCCCCGTTGCTCGCCGCCGAGTTCGGCATCTCGGCGACGCCCGTCCGGGAGGCGATGCTGGACCTCACCAAGGAGGGGCTGGTCGAGGTCGTCCGTAACAGGGGGTTCCGCGTCATCGGCCTGACCGACCAGGACCTGGACGACTTCACCGAGATCCGGGCCATGATCGAGGTCCCCGCGACCGTCAGAGCGGCCAGGACCGCGTCCGCCGCGCAGCTGGAGCCGCTGCGCCGGATCGCCAGGGAGATCGTCACCGCCGCCCGCTCCGGCGACCTCATCGCCTACGTCGAGGCGGACCGCCGCTTCCACCTGACGCTGCTCGCCTTCGCCGGCAACCACCACTTGGTGGAGACCGTCGGCGACCTGCGCAGCCGTTCCCGGCTGTACGGCCTGAACCACCTGGTGGAGGCGGGCACCCTGGTCGCGTCGGCCGAGGAGCACGAGCAGTTGCTGGACCTCATGATCGCAAAGGACCTGGTCGGCGTGGAGCGGGCCATCGTCCGCCATCTCGACCATGTGCGCTCGCTCTGGGCCGATCCGCAGGCCTGA
- a CDS encoding dihydrodipicolinate synthase family protein, giving the protein MPLAHSDTRTDDRAQPWHGVMVATALPFREDLSVDYDAYADHVRHLVRNGCDGVVPNGSLGEYQTLTDVERAQVLRTAVEAAGSGARVMAGVAAYGSAGSRRWAEQAAEAGVGSVLLLPPNAYRADADAVRAHYAEVAGVGLPVVAYNNPHDTRVDLTPELLARLHADGSIVAVKEFSGDVRRAYEIAELAPGLDVLIGADDVLLELAVAGAVGWIAGYPNALPQACVALYRAAVELDLDRALPLYRALHPLLRWDSRTEFVQAIKLSMDLAGRVGGGCRPPRSALTTEQRAAVTLATEKALAHGLR; this is encoded by the coding sequence ATGCCCCTCGCTCACTCGGACACCCGCACGGACGATCGCGCCCAGCCCTGGCACGGTGTCATGGTCGCCACCGCGCTGCCTTTCCGGGAGGACCTCTCGGTCGACTACGACGCCTATGCCGACCACGTCCGCCACCTGGTCCGGAACGGGTGCGACGGCGTCGTGCCGAACGGTTCCCTGGGCGAGTACCAGACCCTGACCGACGTCGAGCGCGCGCAGGTCCTGCGCACCGCCGTCGAGGCCGCCGGATCGGGCGCACGGGTGATGGCCGGCGTCGCGGCCTACGGCAGCGCCGGCTCCCGGCGCTGGGCCGAACAGGCGGCGGAGGCGGGCGTCGGCTCGGTGCTCCTGCTGCCGCCCAACGCCTACCGCGCCGACGCGGACGCGGTCCGCGCCCACTACGCGGAGGTCGCCGGGGTGGGGCTGCCGGTCGTCGCCTACAACAACCCCCATGACACCCGGGTCGACCTCACCCCGGAACTGCTGGCCCGGTTGCACGCCGACGGGAGCATCGTCGCCGTCAAGGAGTTCAGCGGGGACGTCCGCCGCGCCTACGAGATCGCCGAACTCGCCCCCGGGCTCGACGTGCTGATCGGCGCCGACGACGTCCTGCTGGAACTGGCCGTGGCCGGTGCCGTCGGCTGGATCGCCGGGTATCCCAACGCCCTTCCCCAGGCGTGTGTCGCGCTCTACCGGGCTGCCGTGGAACTGGATTTGGACCGTGCGCTGCCTCTCTACCGTGCGCTGCACCCGCTGCTGCGCTGGGACTCCAGGACCGAGTTCGTGCAGGCCATCAAACTGTCCATGGACCTCGCCGGACGGGTCGGCGGCGGCTGCCGGCCGCCCCGCTCCGCACTCACCACCGAGCAGCGGGCCGCCGTCACCCTGGCGACCGAGAAGGCCCTCGCCCACGGCCTGCGCTGA
- a CDS encoding NAD(P)/FAD-dependent oxidoreductase, with the protein MPTPTEPAAAGTPEIVDLAVVGAGPAGLAATAAAAGLGLSCALLDAGALPGGQFYRQPAPGLRASRPQALHHGWRAFADLVARLEAHRADGSVRHYAGYHVWSVSGAADAWELHAVSSEDGRPSRTVRARAVLCATGSHERQLPFPGWTLPGVVGAGGAQAMLKSGLVLPGRRVVVAGSGPLLLAVAASLADAGARVPLLVEATGYAGYARHPWTVAANPGKLAEGAAHAARLLRRGVAVRTRSAVVAAHGQDRIESVTVARIDRDWRPVPGTGRRIACDALAVGHGLLPQLELALELGCGIRALPDGSPALLVDAEQRTTVEGLWAAGETTGVGGAELAMIEGELAASSIAATLRRPAPAPASADSAGRVRTLVRRRNRLRRFAELMADRHRPGAGWADWLTSDTEVCRCEEVTVGAVREAVDELGAGDPRTVKLLTRAGMGWCQGRMCGPAVARLTGGDDPAGTRPLSCPVPMGVLAAVDDPTQPGARGPHAPLCR; encoded by the coding sequence ATGCCGACACCCACTGAGCCCGCGGCGGCGGGCACCCCCGAGATCGTCGACCTCGCCGTCGTCGGCGCGGGCCCGGCGGGGCTCGCTGCCACCGCCGCAGCGGCCGGACTGGGCCTGAGCTGCGCCCTGCTGGACGCCGGCGCGCTCCCCGGAGGCCAGTTCTACCGCCAGCCCGCGCCCGGCCTGCGGGCCTCCCGCCCGCAGGCGCTGCACCACGGGTGGCGCGCGTTCGCGGACCTCGTCGCCCGGCTGGAGGCCCACCGTGCGGACGGCAGCGTCCGGCACTACGCCGGGTACCACGTCTGGTCCGTTTCGGGGGCGGCCGACGCTTGGGAACTGCACGCTGTGAGCAGCGAGGACGGTCGGCCGAGCCGTACCGTCCGCGCCCGCGCGGTGCTCTGCGCCACCGGCTCGCACGAACGCCAGCTCCCCTTTCCCGGCTGGACCCTCCCCGGTGTGGTCGGCGCCGGGGGCGCCCAGGCCATGCTCAAGTCGGGCCTGGTGCTGCCCGGACGTCGGGTGGTGGTGGCCGGCAGCGGACCGCTGCTGCTGGCGGTGGCCGCCTCGCTGGCCGACGCCGGAGCCAGGGTGCCGCTGCTGGTCGAGGCCACCGGCTACGCCGGGTACGCGCGGCATCCGTGGACGGTCGCCGCCAACCCCGGCAAGCTCGCGGAGGGCGCCGCGCACGCCGCCCGGCTCCTGCGGCGCGGCGTGGCCGTCCGCACCCGCAGCGCAGTCGTCGCCGCACACGGCCAGGACCGGATCGAGTCGGTGACGGTCGCCAGGATCGACCGCGACTGGCGGCCCGTGCCCGGAACAGGCCGACGGATCGCCTGCGACGCGCTGGCCGTCGGCCACGGCCTGCTGCCCCAGCTGGAGCTCGCCCTCGAACTCGGCTGCGGCATCCGCGCACTGCCGGACGGCAGCCCGGCCCTGCTGGTGGACGCCGAGCAGCGCACCACCGTCGAGGGCCTGTGGGCGGCAGGCGAGACCACCGGCGTGGGCGGAGCCGAACTCGCCATGATCGAGGGCGAGTTGGCTGCCTCCTCGATCGCGGCGACGCTGCGGCGGCCCGCGCCCGCGCCCGCGTCGGCGGACAGCGCGGGACGGGTCAGGACGCTGGTCCGCCGCCGGAACCGGTTGCGCCGGTTCGCCGAACTGATGGCCGACCGGCATCGGCCGGGGGCGGGGTGGGCGGACTGGCTCACCTCCGACACCGAGGTCTGCCGCTGTGAGGAGGTCACCGTTGGGGCTGTCAGGGAAGCCGTGGACGAACTCGGTGCGGGCGACCCACGCACCGTCAAACTGCTCACCCGGGCCGGGATGGGGTGGTGCCAGGGGCGGATGTGCGGCCCGGCCGTCGCCCGGCTGACCGGCGGGGACGACCCGGCCGGCACGCGCCCGCTGTCGTGCCCGGTGCCCATGGGCGTCCTCGCCGCCGTCGACGACCCCACCCAGCCGGGCGCTCGGGGACCTCACGCCCCCCTTTGTCGGTAA
- a CDS encoding (2Fe-2S)-binding protein, translated as MSRDPLALVRADPGPAFEFSFDGEPVTALPGQSIAAALWAGGRLSWRRTRNAGRPRGAFCGMGVCFDCLVTADGRANVRACLAPAVPGGTVVTQEGTGHADTH; from the coding sequence GTGAGCCGCGATCCGCTTGCCCTGGTCCGCGCCGACCCCGGACCGGCCTTCGAGTTCAGCTTCGACGGCGAACCGGTCACCGCACTGCCCGGACAGAGCATCGCCGCCGCGCTCTGGGCCGGAGGGCGCCTGAGCTGGCGCCGCACCCGGAACGCCGGTCGTCCGCGTGGGGCCTTCTGCGGGATGGGCGTCTGCTTCGACTGCCTGGTGACGGCGGACGGACGGGCCAATGTGCGTGCCTGCCTGGCCCCCGCCGTACCCGGCGGCACCGTGGTCACCCAGGAGGGAACCGGGCATGCCGACACCCACTGA
- a CDS encoding FAD-binding oxidoreductase, giving the protein MSRNRTWDVVIVGAGMVGAACAYYAATAGLSVALVDRGHVAGGTTGAGEGNLLVSDKQPGPELDLALLSLRLWQDLAAEFPGVLEYEPKGGLVVASSAEGMRALRGLAARQAARTVRTEEVPAERLREAEPHLAEGLEGGMLYPQDAQVQPALAAAHLLRAARRAGAELLLGTEVTGMLLASDGRVRGVRTDRSGVLGCHAVVNAAGTWGDRVAAHAGVELPVLPRRGFILVTEPLPPLVRHKVYAADYVADVVSGSADLQSSAVVEGTCAGPVLVGASRERVGFDRGPAVPVLRRLAAQAVALFPVLAGVRVIRAYHGFRPYLPDHLPAIGPDPRAPGLFHACGHEGAGIGLAPATGLLLTQLLCGEPAEMDTSAFRPERFPPTTQEVP; this is encoded by the coding sequence GTGAGCCGGAATCGGACCTGGGACGTCGTCATCGTCGGTGCCGGGATGGTGGGCGCGGCGTGCGCCTACTACGCCGCCACTGCCGGGCTCTCCGTCGCTCTCGTCGACCGGGGGCACGTGGCCGGGGGCACGACCGGCGCGGGCGAGGGGAACCTGCTGGTCTCCGACAAGCAGCCGGGCCCCGAACTCGACCTCGCCCTGCTCTCGCTGCGGCTGTGGCAGGACCTCGCGGCCGAGTTCCCCGGGGTCCTGGAATACGAACCCAAGGGCGGCCTGGTGGTGGCCTCCTCGGCGGAGGGGATGCGTGCCCTGCGCGGGCTCGCGGCGCGGCAGGCGGCTCGTACGGTCCGCACCGAGGAGGTCCCGGCCGAGCGCCTCCGCGAAGCGGAGCCGCATCTGGCCGAGGGGCTCGAGGGCGGCATGCTCTACCCCCAGGACGCCCAGGTGCAGCCGGCTCTCGCCGCCGCGCACCTGCTGCGCGCGGCCCGCCGCGCCGGCGCCGAACTCCTCCTCGGCACGGAGGTCACCGGAATGCTCCTCGCCTCGGACGGCAGGGTCCGGGGCGTGCGCACCGACCGGAGTGGGGTACTCGGCTGCCACGCGGTGGTCAACGCGGCCGGTACCTGGGGCGACCGGGTCGCGGCACACGCCGGAGTGGAACTGCCGGTGCTGCCCAGGCGCGGCTTCATCCTGGTGACCGAACCGCTGCCGCCCCTGGTCCGGCACAAGGTCTACGCCGCCGACTACGTGGCCGACGTGGTCAGCGGCTCCGCGGACCTGCAGAGCTCGGCCGTGGTGGAGGGCACCTGCGCCGGCCCGGTACTGGTCGGCGCCAGCCGGGAGCGGGTCGGCTTCGACCGAGGCCCGGCCGTGCCCGTACTGCGCAGACTCGCAGCCCAGGCCGTCGCGCTGTTTCCGGTGCTCGCCGGGGTCCGGGTGATTCGCGCGTACCACGGGTTCCGGCCCTACCTGCCGGACCACCTTCCGGCGATAGGCCCGGACCCCAGAGCGCCCGGGCTGTTCCATGCCTGCGGCCACGAGGGAGCCGGCATCGGGCTGGCCCCGGCCACCGGGCTCCTGCTCACCCAACTGCTCTGCGGAGAACCGGCGGAGATGGACACCTCGGCCTTCCGCCCCGAGCGATTCCCACCGACCACGCAGGAGGTCCCGTGA
- a CDS encoding PPOX class F420-dependent oxidoreductase — MTALDPSTLDALTRARYISLTTYRRDGTPVATPVWHVVQDGLLYVWTEAGSWKVKRLRRNPDVKVVVCDIRGRVAPGAPEAEGTGRLLDAEGTAKVRRLMGRKYLMARVGDWYSSLTGRRRRHPVVALEITF; from the coding sequence GTGACCGCACTCGACCCGAGCACCCTCGACGCGCTGACCCGCGCCCGTTACATCAGCCTCACCACCTACCGCAGGGACGGCACGCCCGTGGCCACCCCGGTCTGGCACGTGGTGCAGGACGGCTTGCTCTACGTGTGGACCGAGGCCGGTTCCTGGAAGGTCAAGCGGCTGCGCCGGAACCCCGACGTCAAGGTCGTCGTCTGCGACATCCGCGGCCGGGTCGCGCCGGGCGCACCCGAAGCCGAGGGGACCGGCCGCCTCCTGGACGCGGAGGGCACCGCGAAGGTGCGCCGGCTGATGGGCCGCAAGTACCTCATGGCGCGTGTCGGCGACTGGTACTCCTCGCTCACCGGCCGTCGGCGCAGGCACCCGGTCGTGGCCCTGGAGATCACCTTCTGA
- a CDS encoding aminopeptidase P family protein gives MNHAPGTGAGPGEPAAADATGSHDLPVSAALSEFMGRAWAPSPLPDPAPLPEAELTPGRRARLAERFPGERVVIPAGRAKTRSNDMHYRFRPHTAYTYLTGDQTPDGVLVLDPDGRATLYLRPRSPRDGEAFRDRVHGEFWVGRRRSLGEAGQTLRVPVEDLARLPDALGGRVPTRLLRGVDAVVDGLLPGQPDPELAAALSELRLRKDAWELEQLREAVAITVRGFEDVARALGDASKHPRGERWIEGVFGHRARLEGNGPGYDAIAAAGSNACTLHWWRNEGPVTPGEMLLLDAGAETDSLYTADITRTLPISGTFSPLQRDLYQLAFEAQSAGIAALRPGARFRDFHLAAMRVTVAGLVDLGVVTTGVDEAMASEDGRYRRYTLCSSGHMLGMDVHDCGQARASTYLDARLDVGQVLTVEPGIYFQPDDLTLPAELRGIGLRIEDDLVITASGAELLSAALPRSPEAVEDWLAAFA, from the coding sequence GTGAACCATGCCCCAGGCACCGGTGCCGGCCCCGGTGAGCCCGCTGCGGCGGACGCCACGGGCAGCCACGATCTGCCCGTCTCAGCCGCGCTGAGCGAGTTCATGGGCCGGGCGTGGGCCCCGAGCCCGCTCCCGGATCCGGCCCCGCTCCCGGAGGCGGAGCTGACCCCCGGCCGACGCGCCCGGCTGGCCGAGCGCTTCCCCGGCGAGCGCGTCGTCATCCCGGCCGGGCGGGCGAAGACCCGCTCCAACGACATGCACTACCGCTTCCGCCCGCACACCGCGTACACCTACCTGACCGGTGACCAGACCCCCGACGGGGTGCTCGTCCTGGACCCGGACGGCAGGGCCACGCTCTACCTGCGGCCGCGCTCGCCACGTGACGGCGAGGCCTTCCGTGACCGGGTCCACGGGGAGTTCTGGGTCGGGCGGCGCCGGAGCCTGGGGGAGGCCGGGCAGACCCTGCGCGTTCCGGTCGAGGACCTCGCCCGCCTGCCCGACGCCCTGGGCGGCCGGGTTCCCACCCGGCTGCTGCGCGGGGTGGACGCGGTCGTGGACGGACTGCTGCCCGGGCAGCCGGACCCGGAGCTGGCAGCGGCCCTCTCCGAGCTGCGGCTGCGCAAGGACGCCTGGGAACTGGAGCAGTTGCGCGAGGCGGTGGCCATCACCGTGCGCGGATTCGAGGACGTGGCCAGGGCCCTGGGGGACGCCTCGAAGCATCCACGCGGCGAGCGCTGGATCGAGGGCGTCTTCGGACACCGCGCCCGCCTGGAGGGCAATGGTCCGGGCTACGACGCCATCGCCGCGGCCGGGAGCAACGCCTGCACGCTGCACTGGTGGCGCAACGAGGGGCCGGTGACGCCGGGCGAGATGCTGCTTCTCGACGCCGGCGCCGAGACGGACTCCCTGTACACCGCGGACATCACCAGGACCCTGCCGATCAGTGGAACCTTCAGCCCGTTGCAGCGGGACCTGTACCAGCTCGCCTTCGAAGCGCAGAGCGCGGGCATCGCCGCGCTGCGGCCCGGGGCCAGGTTCCGCGACTTCCACCTGGCGGCGATGCGGGTCACCGTGGCCGGCCTGGTCGACCTGGGGGTGGTGACAACGGGTGTGGACGAGGCCATGGCCTCGGAGGACGGCCGGTACCGTCGGTACACCCTCTGCTCCAGCGGCCACATGCTCGGCATGGACGTGCACGACTGCGGCCAGGCCCGCGCGAGTACGTACCTGGACGCGCGGCTCGATGTCGGCCAGGTGCTCACCGTGGAACCCGGCATCTACTTCCAGCCCGACGACCTGACCCTGCCCGCGGAACTGCGCGGCATCGGTCTGCGCATCGAGGACGACCTGGTGATCACCGCCTCGGGCGCCGAGCTGCTCTCGGCCGCGCTGCCCCGCTCCCCGGAGGCCGTGGAGGACTGGCTGGCCGCGTTCGCCTGA